The Juglans microcarpa x Juglans regia isolate MS1-56 chromosome 2D, Jm3101_v1.0, whole genome shotgun sequence DNA window TTGTTACTTTCACTTGATTCTCACAAGGCAAACTGCTTTCCCCAGAACGATACATGACAATCCACAAACAAGTTAAAACTTCTGCCTTCATTTGTGGAGACTCTAAAGTTGTAGTAAACTCCATGAATAACGTGTAAAGCTATTTGACATATGACAGCTTTCCTATACATAATACGGTATCTTTGATGCATGTTTAGAATCATCTTCACTATTTACATTTGGCTTTGGCCAGGTGTTGTGTGTAATGGCTACACACTTATGCCCTCGTGCAAAGTCAAATCAATTGCCTTTGGCTAACTCAGATGTGTAAGTATCTATATACTGAAGATGAACTCCTTGCTCATCATTTATTGTGTACGTATGGAAGCTGCTATATCTAGCTGCAGATGGCCTCAACTGAGAGCTTCTTCATGTTACCTGGACATGGATCCCCTCCAAAAACTTCAGGAGCTACGGTTACAGAACAAGATTGTTTTCCAATGCAATTCTGCAAGAGAGAACCTAGTTTGATTGGAAGATAAGTATAAAAAGAGATGTTCGCTAACAATACTGGATCTCTAGAGGGACTTAAGAATCTAGAATCAGGTAAAGGAGTGATTTAACAAAGCATGCGAAGATTTGGGACCAGACAATGAGTACCCATGTTCCTTCAGTAACCATGGGTCTATGGTGATCCAAAACTGCAGGCTTCCAAAGAGATTATAAATAGTGGATGTTGATTGCAAAAGAGTCTTTGAAAGTTCCACATAtcttagaaagaaaaaggaaatgatgATATAATAATATACCCTTTGAGGCGCATCATAGGACTTATGTGCATGACAACTTCCTTCTCGAAAGCTTCCACATGTTCCTTGGGGTAGTCCATAGCTAGCAAACTTTATTTGAGAGATTTTCTGCCCAGGTGGGCACCATAAATGAGCTTTGGGTCTATTGATCTTGCCAGTGGTTAGCATGCCCCAGTTCTTAAGTGTCGGCTGCCCTTCAAAGATATCAGCACAGACACTTGCCGCTGTTCTTTTTACCAAAGAAATTCCAGTTGGGTCACCACCCCATTCCTCAAACACGACCAGTAGATTGCCGCTCGGATTCAGCCATGAGCGTGGTACATGGTACCTGAATATAGCAGCtttatcatatatttaaaagtgtaatAACAAATTAAACTAATGATGAAGAACTTTTTTCACCATCTTTGAGAGGCTTCTCCACAATTAGTTCGACATTTCTTATCGCTGTAAGTTCCAGCATAACTACAATCGCCACAACCACCATGTGCTTTATATCCAGGCCAGTGGCGTCCAATGCTCTGACCATTTATCCATATCTGACCTTTTCCCATGCTATTCATATCCAAAGCTAATGGGTCATTGCCTTCTGGTGCTCTGAAAGTAGTCTGGAGATATCACAATATCAAGTTCATTATAATAGATTCAGAAGTGTAACCGGAATGTGTTAATTGAGGTGCTGAAATTGTTCTCACCTTGTACCATGTCAAGGGTTGTTTTGTAGCCAGTAATGATCCTTCCACCCAATCAACAGAGGCACTCCCACTTACGGTATGAAGACTTGAAGCTTCACCTTTTAGACCGATCTGCTCGGGAAGAAATgcaaaataagtcatttaagtTTTTGTGAGTTGTGACCATCGTAGTGGCAAATTCTCGTTGAGAAAAATCCACTTAAGATCCTTAATAATATCGAAAATGCTTGTCAAGATTTGATCAAGGcactttaacttttttttttttttttttttgaagtaccTACCTATTTGCTATGAAGGTAACCTACCAACAcatttaaaaaggaaaagaaaagaaatcaagCTAGCAGGGGAACAGGGTGGAACAGAAATCATATAGAGAACAGACCTTGTAAGACCATTTCTGCTTTGACAAATCTCTTGTCCCCTCATTGAGGCCCTTCAACGTGACTGGGCCTAAAACCCCAGCATTCCATGTCTCAAAATGCAGGCCAACATTCTGATACATATCAACATGAATGCAGAGATCATAAGCGTCATATCTTTCTGCAATTAAAAGCATTGTAAAGAAAATGAATCCAGGTGAGAAAACTTACCGGAAGACCCACGGCAACACTTAGTAAAGAAATCTTGTTAATGCCAGCCGTCAGCTTCACAACGTCGCTAAAAGTTAATTTAGGATTATCCAGTCCTCCATAAACAGTTCCTGCATTGAGAACAAGAAGCTAATGAATTAATCAAATCAAAGTTAATCCAGCAGAAGTGTTTGGCCTAATTTCACAAGAAATGTTCTTACCTGATAGATGACCATTGATGAAAACATGCAGGGCGTGGCCTGCTGAAAATATAGTGAGAAGAGGAGCTTGTCCATTCTTCAGAAATCCTTCATTTGGATCTATCTGAACACTGAAAAAGAAAGTATATAAAAATTGGGGTTAGAATATATCAGTACAAGTACTCTTCTTGCTTCGTCTCAAAGAAGGCAATGCAGTGATTGgtaactttcttttttattcgtTGACAATTATGTACCACAGATTGTTTACCAGTGATTGTTTACTTACTCTGTCATGTACCACAAATAATCTGTAGCATCTCTTGTGACATATACTTGTTCCCAGAGTCCATTCCTTGCGGttgaatcatcatcatcagcagAGGCAGTTTCCTCGTTATATGACTCCCACGAAAATGCACTATTTACAGGCGTCATCTTCATCTGCGAGCTTTGAGCACCAAGCTGTATAGAAGTAacacttatgattttgataaaaactAACAGATAAAATATAAAGCAGTACTAAactttatatttcaaaataaatagacacttaattattttgttaaaatatctTGCAAGGCATTTCAAAAGTCTTTCCATAGACGTTTTAATAGCTTCAGTAGGAAAATATAGTTCTTCCTAGATAGGTGTTTCCTCCATATATATTTGGGCTTCTATTAATACTAACAAGATTTTTACTTCAAAAAATACAGATCTAAGAAGATAGatgagaaaatatcatttttgtgaAGAAAGTGAAATTTGAACTATATAGACGCGCAACACACTTTTACTGAGAGAGAATTGAGATTTCATGACGTAGCGAAGAGCGTTCTCATACCCTTGCGGTGTTGAAAACAACAGTTTTGCAGTCAGGAAGGATGCTGATGGACCAAGGTGGCAAGTCATATTGTGCATTTCCAAAGGACACCTTTGTGGATGATTTTGTGTCATAATTTGCAAGAAATGCAGCACAAGCGCCTGACTTTGATTTGAATACATGAGCCTAGAATATGACACTGAAGTTGAGAAaatattgggaaaaaaataaagacagtTAATCAATAGTTCCTATATAGCTGATAAACCTTACCTCTTGATTATCTCCCAGTGAGTTCACTGTGGGATCTCCAGAAACTAGAGCTGATTCACATAACTTGATGGCTTTGTGCAGATCTCTCAAATGTCCCCATTTTGGGTCCCTTGGCAGTCCTGGAATAGAATGGCAACATGTTCAGATAATTATGACATATTCCTTTCCAAGTACATAGGGAAAAGTCCAGTCAATTTGCCTTTAATATGACAGTAGGTTTCACAatcgag harbors:
- the LOC121248479 gene encoding beta-galactosidase-like isoform X1, with product MDMGFRVFWWNMLRPDIFKLLLLFSLACCAAASVTYDHRAIVINGQRKILISGSIHYPRSTPEMWPDLIQKAKAGGLDVIQTYVFWNGHEPSPGNYYFEDRYDLVKFIKVVQQAGLYVHLRIGPYVCAEWNFGGFPVWLKYVPGIAFRTDNGPFKAAMQKFTEKIVSMMKAEKLFETQGGPIILSQIENEFGPVEWEIGAPGKAYTKWAAQMALGLDTGVPWVMCKQEDAPDPVIDTCNGFYCENFKPNNNNKPKMWTENWTGWYTEFGGPVPHRPAEDLAFSVLRFIQNGGSFVNYYMYHGGTNFGRTAGGPFIATSYDYDAPIDEFGLPRDPKWGHLRDLHKAIKLCESALVSGDPTVNSLGDNQEAHVFKSKSGACAAFLANYDTKSSTKVSFGNAQYDLPPWSISILPDCKTVVFNTARLGAQSSQMKMTPVNSAFSWESYNEETASADDDDSTARNGLWEQVYVTRDATDYLWYMTDVQIDPNEGFLKNGQAPLLTIFSAGHALHVFINGHLSGTVYGGLDNPKLTFSDVVKLTAGINKISLLSVAVGLPNVGLHFETWNAGVLGPVTLKGLNEGTRDLSKQKWSYKIGLKGEASSLHTVSGSASVDWVEGSLLATKQPLTWYKTTFRAPEGNDPLALDMNSMGKGQIWINGQSIGRHWPGYKAHGGCGDCSYAGTYSDKKCRTNCGEASQRWYHVPRSWLNPSGNLLVVFEEWGGDPTGISLVKRTAASVCADIFEGQPTLKNWGMLTTGKINRPKAHLWCPPGQKISQIKFASYGLPQGTCGSFREGSCHAHKSYDAPQRNCIGKQSCSVTVAPEVFGGDPCPGNMKKLSVEAICS
- the LOC121248479 gene encoding beta-galactosidase-like isoform X2; the encoded protein is MDMGFRVFWWNMLRPDIFKLLLLFSLACCAAASVTYDHRAIVINGQRKILISGSIHYPRSTPEMWPDLIQKAKAGGLDVIQTYVFWNGHEPSPGNYYFEDRYDLVKFIKVVQQAGLYVHLRIGPYVCAEWNFGGFPVWLKYVPGIAFRTDNGPFKAAMQKFTEKIVSMMKAEKLFETQGGPIILSQIENEFGPVEWEIGAPGKAYTKWAAQMALGLDTGVPWVMCKQEDAPDPVIDTCNGFYCENFKPNNNNKPKMWTENWTGWYTEFGGPVPHRPAEDLAFSVLRFIQNGGSFVNYYMYHGGTNFGRTAGGPFIATSYDYDAPIDEFGLPRDPKWGHLRDLHKAIKLCESALVSGDPTVNSLGDNQEAHVFKSKSGACAAFLANYDTKSSTKVSFGNAQYDLPPWSISILPDCKTVVFNTARLGAQSSQMKMTPVNSAFSWESYNEETASADDDDSTARNGLWEQVYVTRDATDYLWYMTDVQIDPNEGFLKNGQAPLLTIFSAGHALHVFINGHLSGTVYGGLDNPKLTFSDVVKLTAGINKISLLSVAVGLPNVGLHFETWNAGVLGPVTLKGLNEGTRDLSKQKWSYKIGLKGEASSLHTVSGSASVDWVEGSLLATKQPLTWYKTTFRAPEGNDPLALDMNSMGKGQIWINGQSIGRHWPGYKAHGGCGDCSYAGTYSDKKCRTNCGEASQRWYHVPRSWLSPKGILLVVLEEWGGDPRGISLVRRTG